From Paenibacillus graminis, a single genomic window includes:
- a CDS encoding Gfo/Idh/MocA family protein, protein MNTAKLSFIGAGFHASTNIYPSATQAGAEIVAIATRNLERSRAALQRFGSSGKPYSDYRKMLQEVECDGVVVVAQPQDQTALVLDCIHAGKNVYVDKPLGWNGPEALQFADAAEQAGVVLMVGFMKRYAPVYLKLKELIAGGTLGEARSFQARFAVDSTPFCKDEEQFMKLAAIHIVDLLRFLFGEAVQSSGFTNNDNERIAQSISLKFANGVVGSVYFAGMSAWSRESESLTVTFDHGFVCADEVVKLSVHHSLAASGLPWQSLAEQDMVFTPSASAMSGGYRDLYLRGFVGEMAHFIQCCREGLTPVSSGRDNVKTMELCDAILSALM, encoded by the coding sequence TTGAATACAGCAAAGCTCAGTTTTATCGGTGCGGGATTTCATGCATCTACGAATATTTATCCTTCGGCCACCCAAGCGGGGGCAGAAATTGTTGCGATTGCGACCCGGAATCTGGAGCGCTCCAGGGCCGCACTCCAGCGGTTTGGCAGCAGCGGCAAACCTTACAGCGACTACCGGAAGATGCTGCAGGAAGTAGAATGCGATGGAGTAGTGGTGGTCGCGCAGCCACAGGATCAAACCGCCCTGGTGCTGGATTGCATCCATGCCGGAAAAAATGTCTATGTAGACAAGCCGCTTGGCTGGAATGGCCCGGAAGCGCTTCAGTTTGCAGATGCTGCCGAACAAGCCGGAGTGGTGCTGATGGTGGGGTTCATGAAGCGTTATGCCCCCGTCTACTTGAAGCTGAAGGAGCTGATTGCGGGAGGAACGCTGGGGGAAGCCCGCTCCTTCCAGGCCCGGTTCGCGGTGGACAGCACACCTTTCTGCAAGGACGAGGAGCAGTTTATGAAGCTCGCTGCCATTCATATTGTGGATTTATTGCGGTTTTTGTTTGGTGAAGCGGTCCAAAGCTCGGGGTTCACGAACAATGACAATGAACGGATCGCCCAGAGCATCTCGCTGAAATTTGCCAATGGCGTCGTGGGCAGCGTCTATTTTGCCGGGATGAGCGCATGGTCCAGAGAAAGCGAGAGCCTGACAGTTACCTTCGATCACGGGTTCGTCTGTGCGGATGAAGTCGTGAAGCTGTCGGTTCATCATTCTCTGGCGGCCAGCGGGCTGCCTTGGCAATCGCTTGCGGAGCAGGATATGGTGTTCACCCCTTCCGCATCTGCGATGTCCGGCGGCTACAGAGATTTGTATCTGCGGGGCTTCGTCGGCGAAATGGCGCATTTCATCCAATGCTGCCGTGAAGGGCTGACGCCTGTCTCCAGCGGCCGGGATAATGTAAAAACCATGGAGCTGTGCGATGCCATTTTGTCTGCATTGATGTAG